A genomic stretch from Microbacterium proteolyticum includes:
- the ruvC gene encoding crossover junction endodeoxyribonuclease RuvC has translation MSRSLRVLGVDPGLTRCGIGVVDVSPDRTASLVHVGVVRSSTADPIEKRLAAIAAGIRSILREHDPAVVAVERVFAQNNRHSVMGTAQASGIALLLAAEHGIPAATHTPSEVKAAITGYGSADKLQVQTMVARVLRLETLPQPADAADALAIALCHAWRGGAAPAAGAAALTPAQRAWRDAEKRRSPQARVARTHVRTQA, from the coding sequence GTGTCTCGTTCCCTCCGCGTCCTCGGCGTCGACCCGGGTCTCACGCGCTGCGGCATCGGCGTGGTCGACGTCTCCCCGGATCGCACGGCCTCGCTCGTGCACGTGGGTGTCGTGCGGTCCTCGACGGCCGATCCGATCGAGAAGCGCCTCGCGGCCATCGCCGCCGGCATCCGCTCCATCCTGCGCGAGCACGACCCCGCCGTCGTCGCCGTTGAACGCGTCTTCGCGCAGAACAACCGCCACTCGGTGATGGGCACCGCGCAGGCCAGCGGCATCGCACTGCTGCTCGCCGCCGAGCACGGGATCCCGGCCGCCACCCACACGCCCAGCGAGGTCAAGGCCGCCATCACCGGCTACGGGTCGGCCGACAAGCTGCAGGTGCAGACCATGGTGGCCCGCGTCCTGCGCCTCGAGACATTGCCCCAGCCGGCGGATGCCGCGGACGCCCTCGCCATCGCGCTCTGTCACGCCTGGCGCGGGGGAGCGGCTCCCGCCGCTGGCGCTGCCGCGCTGACGCCCGCGCAGCGCGCGTGGCGGGATGCCGAGAAGCGGCGCTCTCCACAGGCTCGTGTCGCTCGAACACATGTACGAACGCAAGCGTAA
- a CDS encoding YebC/PmpR family DNA-binding transcriptional regulator, with product MSGHSKWATTKHKKAVVDARRAKSWAKLIKNIEVAAKLGGADLQGNPTLFDAVLKAKKTSVPKDNIDRAIKRGAGIGGEAVEYASIMYEGYGPNGVAFLIECLTDNKNRAAAEVRTALSRNGGTLADPGSVAYNFSRKGVIVVPSEGTTEDDVMLAVLEAGAEEVEPHGEGFGVITEASDLVSVRSALQDAGIEYDSADVEFVPSLKVEVDADTARKVFRLIDALEDSDDVQNVYTNFDLSPEVQAELENDE from the coding sequence ATGTCCGGACACTCCAAATGGGCCACGACCAAGCACAAGAAGGCGGTCGTCGACGCCCGCCGCGCCAAGTCGTGGGCCAAGCTCATCAAGAACATCGAGGTCGCCGCCAAGCTCGGTGGAGCGGACCTCCAGGGCAACCCGACGCTCTTCGACGCCGTGCTCAAGGCCAAGAAGACCTCGGTCCCCAAAGACAACATCGACCGCGCCATCAAGCGCGGCGCGGGCATCGGCGGCGAGGCCGTCGAGTACGCCTCGATCATGTACGAGGGCTACGGCCCCAACGGCGTGGCATTCCTCATCGAGTGTCTGACCGACAACAAGAACCGCGCCGCGGCCGAAGTACGCACCGCTCTCAGCCGTAACGGCGGCACGCTCGCCGATCCGGGCAGCGTCGCGTACAACTTCAGCCGCAAGGGCGTCATCGTCGTCCCCTCCGAGGGAACGACCGAAGACGACGTCATGCTCGCCGTGCTCGAGGCCGGCGCCGAAGAAGTCGAGCCGCACGGCGAGGGCTTCGGCGTCATCACCGAGGCGAGCGACCTGGTGTCGGTGCGCAGCGCGCTGCAGGATGCAGGCATCGAGTACGACTCGGCCGACGTCGAGTTCGTCCCCTCGCTCAAGGTCGAGGTCGACGCCGACACCGCCCGCAAGGTGTTCCGTCTCATCGATGCGCTCGAAGACAGCGACGACGTGCAGAACGTCTACACGAACTTCGACCTCAGCCCCGAGGTCCAGGCCGAGCTCGAGAACGACGAGTAA
- the pdxT gene encoding pyridoxal 5'-phosphate synthase glutaminase subunit PdxT — MVTDAPRVGVLALQGDVREHLAVLTALGADARPVRRPEELAAVEGLVLPGGESSVIDKLARAFGMQQPIREAIAAGMPMYGTCAGLILLADRIDGAIEGQQTFGGLDARVARNVFGSQTASFETDLDVPALGDPPVHAVFIRAPAVVEWGPDAEPLASLADGRVVAIEQGSLLGTAFHPESTGETRFHARFLDRVRARRGASAPAF; from the coding sequence ATGGTGACCGACGCCCCTCGCGTCGGCGTCCTCGCCCTGCAGGGCGACGTGCGCGAGCACCTCGCCGTACTGACCGCCCTCGGAGCCGACGCGCGACCCGTGCGTCGGCCCGAGGAGCTCGCCGCCGTGGAGGGCCTCGTGCTCCCCGGCGGCGAGTCGAGTGTCATCGACAAGCTCGCCCGCGCCTTCGGGATGCAGCAGCCCATCCGGGAGGCGATCGCGGCCGGGATGCCGATGTACGGCACGTGCGCCGGACTCATCCTGCTCGCCGATCGCATCGACGGCGCCATCGAAGGACAGCAGACCTTCGGCGGCCTCGACGCGCGCGTCGCACGCAACGTGTTCGGCAGTCAGACGGCCTCGTTCGAGACCGACCTCGACGTCCCCGCCCTCGGCGACCCGCCGGTGCACGCGGTCTTCATCCGAGCGCCCGCGGTCGTGGAGTGGGGTCCGGATGCCGAACCCCTGGCATCCCTCGCCGACGGACGCGTCGTCGCGATCGAGCAGGGCTCCCTTCTGGGAACGGCCTTCCACCCCGAATCGACCGGCGAGACGCGTTTCCACGCGCGCTTCCTCGACCGCGTCCGAGCCCGACGCGGCGCGAGCGCGCCCGCGTTCTAG